The DNA window ATGACCTATAGTGCTTTTGAATGTAATTGTAGTGCAAGAATAGTTTAATGAGTGCATAATAAACTGTGAACGTATGCAGTTCATTCAGTCATAATTAAAATAGTCCACCTCAAGAGCCAGCAAGGAGCATTGCAAGACCTGCTAGATGGCATCTCCAAGGTGCTCTGTTGAAGCAGAACTCTCAGAATGTCTCATTTTTATATATCTGTTCCTTTGTTTGTGTCTgcacaggagctgcagaagTACGAGCAGTTTATTTTTGCTGATTACACTAGCGTAATCCAAGTAGAGAATGTGTATGAAGAGATTTTATATCAGACAGTGCTTGAAGAAGCCCTGAAAGGTGAGAACATTCTTGAGGTGACAGTAATACTATTTCAGCTACTGGCCAGTGAGCACTTGCTTGAGAGCTTCCCAGAGTCCTAAGCAGGCTGTTCCAGACCGAGGTCCCACTTTCCTGAAGACTGGTGGTTATGATTCAGCTCACTGAATGTGTGTGGCGAGCCCTAAAGTCTGAATTGCAGCACAAGGGATAGCTTGGCACAAGCCTGCTTCTGATGAAATGTAATTATGCCAGTTTCATTTCATCTTGATTCCCTGGGCCAAGGAGTGAAATTATGCTCGTTTGCAAAGACTCGGTGATATCTAATGgcagtgaaaattaatttccccaaatgAAATGTACTGCTGGATGCAGTTTCCAATAAACCACTAGTGCCAGTGCAGTCCTCCCTGCAAACCCCTCTGCTTTTGTGTCAGAAAAGGAAACTATTCTTGATGGCATATATAGATATGTAAAATACTTGTATCTCTCCGGATCCATCTGTCTCTCTATACCCTAGATAAAAGACAAGCCTCTGGATTGCACAATAAGCTTTAACGGCTCCTCTTTGGCAATCCTATTCAAAAATATCAGTATCATAATTAATGTAAAGAGCACACTTTTATTCCTATATTAAGTGTAAATACTTCTGCATTGATACATTACCTACGTTCATTGCGGGTCCTTTGGTAGTTTTCCATTACAGCAGTGCTTACGTCAATATTGAAGGTCCCTTATTCTGAACAGATAAaaccctcccccaccccaagaaATGTAAAGTAAAAAAGCAAGTTGAAAATGAATATCAAATCTCTGTAATATCAGAACATATGACATTAGAAACTTGGGAAAAGGGTGTACCTTTGTCAAGGTACCTCTGTCAGTCTTTCCAAACGAGTGTAATCTTTCTGTTTTATCTAGTGATAAAAGAAGCTGCCATTATGAAGAAGCACAACCTCTTTGAAGATAACTTGAATTTGCCCTGTGAAAGCGTGTCCAGCTTAACGGACCTCAAGACCCCTTCAGGATCAGCACAAACCACTCCCGCGAAGAAGCCTTCCGCCACCCGAGCCGAGACGTCAGACCCTGAAACTCAAAGTGATGAAACACTCATTGTGACGGAAAAAATTTCTTGGGAGAAGGATGCTGATGATAGAAAGTCATCAGGCAAAGAGGCAGTCACTTCTGTTAACACAGCAAGGAAAAGTGAAGAAGTGGTCAGTACAGACATTGCTGAAATACAGGAATCCCTTACAGctacctttaaaaaacaagaggttgcagaggaaaaaatcaTTTTGGAGAATGAGGACACAGTGAAAGCAGAGTGTGCAGTAAACACTGAAAAAGAGCTTAAGACACAACGAGAAGCCGTGGAGGAAGAAGTGTCTCATGGGACTGAAACTGCAGTGAAAGATTTTGGAGCCAGTGCTAAAAAGGACTTTAAGGTACGTGAAGGAGCAGTGGAGGAAAAGGTGACTTCTGAGAGTCGATCAGCAACGGATGCTGTGTTCATCAGtggcactgaaaaagaaagcaaagcacaggAAGAAGTTGCAGAGATAAAACTGACTTGCCCACATGATAATGTAGCAGAAGCAGAGATTTTAGGGAATGCAGGAAAGAGAATCAGCGTGGAAAAAGAATTATCTCAGAGTGAATATGTGGTAGGAACAGGGTCTAAAGAGGACAGtaagaaagaaagcaagggCCAAGGAGTAAGTACTGAGACAAGGGTTATTTCCCAGGATGAAAACACAGGGAAAGGAGTGTTTGGGGATaatgctgaaaaagaaagcaagtcaGAAAAGAGTTGTAAATCCCCTGATGATGTGAATGAGATAAGGAGTTTGCTGATGGTAACAGTTGAGATACCAGCAGGTACTCAGGCTGAGAACATAAAGGAGATTTGTGAAAGTGAGATATTAAAGTTGCAGGAGCATGATAAAAGGATCGACAAGTTGAGCGAAATGGCTGCAGCAGAAATTCAAGTGAGCCAGGCGACGGTGAATAAAGATGCAGCAGAATGTGCAGAGTTCAAGGAGGACCGGCCATCTTCATCTAGTTTGGGGACAGATGGTATGAATTTAGAGAATGTGTCCCAGGCGGCCTGCCGTATGGCAGAAGCAGAGTGGCTGGTAGAAAACTCAGGCACTCCTCAGGAAGCAAAGGCAGGGGTGGATATCAAGCAGAGCGTTTGGTACACAGATGTGGGAAGCCTCCGAAATGATAGATTGCAGCCAGAGGAACACACTGAAAATGTGTCTGAAGGCAAAATATTagatggggaggaaggaggagcagggaaTAGCTGTGCTGTCCTGGTGGAGGTAGGGACTGAGAGCTTTTTTCATAATCCTGCAGACACAACACAAGTGCCCGTTCTGGATACAGAAAACCCAAGAACAGGACTGCTAGACCTGCCAGTTTCTTCAGTGCCAGAGCAGGGTGAGGTTAGCACCATAGAGGTCACAGGAGATAGAGAGGCTGGTGGGTATGAAGAGAAGCCAGAAGATGAATCATCTtcacacacagaaataaaaagcacagaaggaaaagatattttcacagaagaaaacagagaagagtTATGCACAGCAAAACTCTGAAGAGTAAGAAGTGTTcttcagcccagccctgcaggatTTATTTACTCCATTCATCCCTGTTTAATTGTGAATACTTAACTTGGGTCAGGGCTAGAGGAAATGGGCTTTGTTGTGGTATCACCAGCTCTTGCAGCTTTAGCACAGATCCCTTCCTGAGTGATGGCTGATaggtttcttttcagttaaaGCCCTCACTGTTTAAAACCAGGCTACTGTTGGGGAACCTCATCTTTCACTTAAATTTTTCTACCTTTTATGGTTATAGAAAAAGTCTGAAGATGTGACCACTGAATGCTTCAAAAGCAACTCACCCCCAACTAGAAAGTCATTTTAACAATTTAACTGTTCTTAGTGGTTTTGGCAGGGCGGTAGCTCgtgatttttaaatgcatggaTTTGACAAGTACTGCTATGATTCTTAAGGGGTTGGTACATACATTGCTATTCGAGGAGGCTTTTAGTATTTGCATGCAGTAtatgggaaataaataaaactttcagTAGTTCAACAGAACCAAATAGTTAATTTAGTAGGTTGCTCAAAAGCCACACTTTATGTAAACTCTGCAAACTGattacttaattattttaaagttgtggcagatattaaagaaaagcaagtgttctgattttttttctcttattgctgtatttaaaatggggaaaatatgGGAGCAGGTTTCTCAGTCCCACTCTGCACTTCTGGGTTATATAGCCTTCCAGAGCACTTTAtggctattttattttgttttgttttatggaaGGGAAAGATGAGAATGTTTACAATAACTATAACCATTAGGCAGCATCCTTCTGTTTTACTTCCCACTATAAAATATATTCACTTACAGCTATCtaataaagaa is part of the Phalacrocorax carbo chromosome 6, bPhaCar2.1, whole genome shotgun sequence genome and encodes:
- the NIBAN1 gene encoding LOW QUALITY PROTEIN: protein Niban 1 (The sequence of the model RefSeq protein was modified relative to this genomic sequence to represent the inferred CDS: inserted 2 bases in 1 codon), with product MGGSASSPLDESKCTYIRGKTEAIIKNFSPHYRRQYAVAFCKHVQDELEQHRDSQSRFLKTKPPAEAGTVLYEAELLHFAEDLKKWKDRYVVIKNDYSVDCFETKEAYQKGASPKYHVLPAGGKVLTSEEDYNLLSDKHFPDPIGSSEKEVAQAFVQLPKEFPVYLWQPFARHSYYCFPEPEAQRQFSTMLGDCVRHSNHDFLKQTTYEVEAFLEAIQFFRQEKGHYGTWEMITGNEKEILSNLVMEELLPNLQTMILPKMKGKRNDRKRAWFGIVEETYSLVQQQVSEGLSTLKEECRDFAKTLEGTIRSDMDQILNSKNFLAGKIKATVSEPAQRCCTENIQPFLASILEELMGPVSSGFTEVRSLFDKEVNEIIQDFQKTNDIMKLKENVDQLMKLPFNSVKMEPCYLKVNLLQELLQDLKNRFKVYHIDFVIQRTQNFMQELMENAVYTFEQLFSPSRQADSAKVATTIEKVKLRVLKQYDYDSSTIRKKIFQEALVQITLPTMQKSLASTCKPELQKYEQFIFADYTSVIQVENVYEEILYQTVLEEALKVIKEAAIMKKHNLFEDNLNLPCESVSSLTDLKTPSGSAQTTPAKKPSATRAETSDPETQSDETLIVTEKISWEKDADDRKSSGKEAVTSVNTARKSEEVVSTDIAEIQESLTATFKKQEVAEEKIILENEDTVKAECAVNTEKELKTQREAVEEEVSHGTETAVKDFGASAKKDFKVREGAVEEKVTSESRSATDAVFISGTEKESKAQEEVAEIKLTCPHDNVAEAEILGNAGKRISVEKELSQSEYVVGTGSKEDSKKESKGQGVSTETRVISQDENTGKGVFGDNAEKESKSEKSCKSPDDVNEIRSLLMVTVEIPAGTQAENIKEICESEILKLQEHDKRIDKLSEMAAAEIQVSQATVNKDAAECAEFKEDRPSSSSLGTDGMNLENVSQAACRMAEAEWLVENSGTPQEAKAGVDIKQSVWYTDVGSLRNDRLQPEEHTENVSEGKILDGEEGGAGNSCAVLVEVGTESFFHNPADTTQVPVLDTENPRTGLLDLPVSSVPEQGEVSTIEVTGDREAGGYEEKPEDESSSHTEIKSTEGKDIFTEENREEXYAQQNSEE